The following proteins are encoded in a genomic region of Vicugna pacos chromosome 16, VicPac4, whole genome shotgun sequence:
- the UTS2R gene encoding urotensin-2 receptor has translation MGSTVPQTPGTPNASLNSSWASPTEPSSLEDLVATGCIGVVLSAMGVVGVAGNVYTLAVVCRFLRASASMYVYVVNLALADLLYLLSIPFIVATYVTKDWHFGDVGCRVLFSLDFLTMHASIFTLTLMSSERYAAVARPLDAVQRSKGYRKVLALGTWLLALLLALPMTLAIRLVRRGHKSLCLPAWGPRAHRAYLTLLFGTSIVGPGVLIGLLYVRLARAYWLSQRASFTETRRLPNPRVLYLILGIVLLFWACFLPFWLWQLLAQYRGAQPLTPRAARIVNYLTTCLTYGNSCVNPFLYTLLTKNYRDYRQRSLPGRGVGGPAGARTFPRGHSPCQRGSGRSLSSSSQQATEAIALSQAAPRGLCA, from the coding sequence ATGGGCAGCACCGTGCCCCAGACACCTGGCACCCCCAACGCCTCCCTCAACAGCTCGTGGGCCAGCCCCACGGAGCCCAGCTCCCTGGAAGACCTGGTGGCCACGGGCTGCATCGGGGTGGTGCTCTCGGCCATGGGCGTGGTAGGCGTGGCCGGCAACGTGTACACACTGGCAGTTGTGTGCCGCTTCCTGCGCGCCTCGGCCTCCATGTACGTCTACGTTGTCAACCTGGCGCTGGCTGACCTGCTCTACCTGCTCAGCATCCCCTTCATTGTGGCCACCTACGTCACCAAGGACTGGCACTTCGGCGATGTGGGCTGCCGCGTCCTCTTCAGCCTGGACTTCCTGACCATGCACGCCAGCATCTTCACCCTGACTCTCATGAGCAGCGAGCGCTATGCCGCCGTGGCCAGGCCGCTGGATGCCGTGCAGCGCTCCAAGGGCTACCGCAAGGTCCTGGCGCTGGGCACGTGGCTGCTGGCGCTGCTGCTGGCACTGCCCATGACGCTGGCCATCCGGCTGGTCCGCCGGGGCCACAAGAGCCTCTGCCTGCCAGCCTGGGGCCCACGCGCCCACCGCGCCTACCTGACGCTGCTCTTTGGGACCAGCATCGTGGGGCCCGGCGTGCTCATCGGGCTGCTCTACGTACGCCTGGCCCGGGCCTACTGGCTGTCGCAGAGGGCCTCCTTCACTGAGACGCGGCGGCTGCCCAACCCCCGGGTGCTCTACCTCATCCTGGGCATCGTGCTGCTCTTCTGGGCCTGCTTCCTGCCCTTCTGGCTGTGGCAGCTCCTGGCCCAGTACCGCGGGGCCCAGCCACTCACGCCCCGCGCTGCCCGCATCGTCAACTACCTGACCACCTGCCTCACCTACGGCAACAGCTGCGTGAACCCCTTCCTCTACACGCTGCTCACCAAGAACTACCGCGACTACCGCCAGCGCTCGCTCCCAGGCAGGGGCGTCGGGGGCCCAGCGGGCGCCCGCACCTTCCCACGGGGCCACAGCCCCTGCCAGCGCGGCTCCGGCCGCTCCCTGTCCTCCAGCAGCCAGCAAGCCACCGAGGCCATCGCACTGtcccaggcagcccccaggggGCTCTGCGCCTGA